The following are encoded in a window of Pecten maximus chromosome 17, xPecMax1.1, whole genome shotgun sequence genomic DNA:
- the LOC117315202 gene encoding zinc finger BED domain-containing protein 1-like, protein MADGGFVDDTVAIATSTDTELYDHPGGGKARSKVWDVFAFRKIKKELPSSRKNLDMTVAVCRLCQKSYKNTGNTTNFMSHIRNEHSLPKGTDNTPKVKTNTTTTGTCIHTPTRKPRQVQSTLNFPSQESKLGNERKKALDDRLMKMVIGKVLPTSLVDNCYFKEFVQLLDPRYNLPCRKTLVGWLEKKKVDIQECIKADIKKCEGVAITHDSWTSNATDSYNTNTLHYIDDNWRLNSADLGTIKMEGSHTSENIAKSLQTTKTNWSLPDNIIATTDNAANEQKAFRLLEWSRFGCFGHKLNLVVKNSLQSNNISRLTSKGRRLVTLFHSSTSAHDFLSQKQRQLEIKGAGHRLLNDVPTRWNSTLLMLERLIEQMPALMAVASDENVSKNIRTTLQNTVFSFEETSIADKVMALLTPFLRATEIVCSESNPTINKVIPVVTKLKRKLEISEDDSPLIQSMKKKMLEQLTFRTEVKVKVKPGDAAAMPATSNSATTTNPSLPSMAEFDMKDPDTPTDTVQVDSNVLTQTKIKSPSKKKQKFVDCDETLKDIVCTGETKVDREDTISKEIERYLSSPVNTLSDSDKSLTTLEWWKENELFSPRIAVLAKHYLAVQASSVPSERVFSLAGELVSKKRSRMSPEHVDLFIFLNKNIKFW, encoded by the exons ATGGCGGACGGCGGTTTCGTTGACGACACCGTGGCAATTGCCACTTCAACGGATACAGAGCTATACGACCACCCTGGAGGTGGAAAGGCCAGGTCCAAAGTGTGGGACGTATTTGCATTtcgcaaaataaaaaaagaactgCCTTCTTCAAGAAAGAACCTAGACATGACGGTGGCTGTTTGCCGGCTTTGtcaaaaaagttacaaaaataCAG GCAACACAACAAATTTTATGAGCCATATTAGAAACGAGCATTCTCTACCAAAGGGAACTGACAATACTCCTAAAGTAAAGACaaacactactactactggtaCTTGTATACATACTCCTACACGAAAGCCGAGACAAGTTCAGTCAACTTTAAATTTCCCCTCGCAAGAAAGCAAACTAGGGAATGAAAGAAAAAAGGCTTTAGATGATCGTCTTATGAAGATGGTTATAGGAAAGGTGCTTCCTACCAGTTTGGTTGACAATtgttattttaaagaatttgtgCAGCTATTGGACCCTAG ATACAATCTTCCTTGTAGGAAAACTCTTGTAGGATGGCTGGAGAAGAAAAAAGTAGATATCCAGGAATGTATTAAAGCAGATATCAAAAAATGTGAAGGTGTTGCAATTACCCATGATTCCTGGACTAGTAATGCTACTGATAGTTATAATACAAACACACTACACTATATTGATGACAACTGGAGGCTCAACTCAGCTGATTTAGGCACCATTAAAATGGAAGGCAGTCACACTTCTGAAAATATAGCCAAGTCATTACAAACAACAAAGACAAACTGGTCACTGCCAGACAATATAATAGCAACTACTGATAATGCTGCCAATGAACAAAAAGCCTTCAGATTGCTCGAGTGGTCGAGATTTGGATGCTTTGGTCACAAGTTGAACCTGGTCGTAAAAAATTCTCTACAAAGCAATAATATTAGCCGATTAACATCCAAGGGGAGACGCCTGGTCACCCTATTCCACAGTTCCACTAGTGCACATGACTTTCTCAGTCAGAAGCAAAGGCAGCTTGAAATAAAAGGAGCAGGACACAGGCTACTAAATGATGTTCCAACTAGATGGAATTCAACGCTGCTAATGCTTGAAAGACTTATAGAGCAAATGCCTGCTCTAATGGCAGTGGCAAGTGATGAAAATGTCTCAAAAAATATCCGCACAACTTTGCAGAATACAGTATTCAGTTTCGAAGAGACCAGCATTGCTGACAAGGTTATGGCTTTGCTCACTCCATTTCTGAGGGCAACAGAAATTGTATGCTCTGAATCAAACCCAACAATAAACAAAGTCATACCTGTGGTTACAAAACTCAAAAGGAAGTTGGAAATATCTGAGGATGACTCACCTCTCATACAAagtatgaagaaaaaaatgctGGAACAACTGACCTTTCGAACAGAGG TGAAGGTAAAAGTAAAACCAGGTGATGCTGCTGCTATGCCTGCTACAAGTAATAGTGCTACTACTACTAACCCTAGCCTACCATCAATGGCAGAATTTGACATGAAAGATCCAGATACACCCACAGATACAGTTCAGGTAGATAGTAACGTTTTGACACAGACAAAAATTAAATCTCCAAGTAAAAAGAAACAGAAATTTGTAGATTGTGATGAAACGCTGAAAGATATAGTCTGCACAGGAGAAACAAAAGTCGACAGGGAGGATACCATTTCCAAGGAAATTGAAAGGTATCTCAGCAGCCCCGTTAATACACTTAGCGACTCAGACAAAAGCTTAACAACTCTTGAATGGTGGAAGGAAAACGAATTATTTTCCCCCAGAATAGCAGTGCTTGCAAAACATTATCTTGCTGTACAAGCAAGCAGTGTCCCATCAGAGCGTGTGTTTTCTCTTGCAGGAGAGTTGGTGTCAAAGAAACGCAGCAGGATGAGTCCTGAACatgttgatttgtttatattcctaaataaaaacattaagtTCTGGTAG